DNA from Elaeis guineensis isolate ETL-2024a chromosome 2, EG11, whole genome shotgun sequence:
ACAAGGCCATTCATGATCGCTGCAATCTTAAAGATCTCAGACGCAGCACTGCAGGTGGAAGAGAGAGCTCCGcctttcctcttctttccctGAGATGAGGACTTGAGAGTGCTCACAGCCATGGCGAAGGACTGGGCGGTGCAAGCCGGAAGGCCAAGATTGGAAACTTTGTTGTGAGCTTTAAGTCCTCCAAAGGAGTTCAGCCCTTCGA
Protein-coding regions in this window:
- the LOC140855261 gene encoding uncharacterized protein, coding for MAALYPTTLPAAAVSCSSSLNSSMRKKSSVVYIEGLNSFGGLKAHNKVSNLGLPACTAQSFAMAVSTLKSSSQGKKRKGGALSSTCSAASEIFKIAAIMNGLVLIGVAVGFVLLRVEATLEEEE